From a region of the Penaeus vannamei isolate JL-2024 chromosome 2, ASM4276789v1, whole genome shotgun sequence genome:
- the LOC138865049 gene encoding cuticle protein 7-like — translation MVTTRPTVHCGSHPVEGSDEQRVYKQPRRMTTHQSTITSIINIIMFAKVSLTLLCVAVASAMASVLPHPPPPYGAPPHPTYIQKGRPYKFEYGVVDDYVGANYGHDESSDGELVQGSYYVVLPDGRFQTVKYQADDAVGYVADVEYKGDAQHPPHYAPSVTFRPAVPPPSPAPHPTPAPTPTTTPPPPPPPPTTLPYEAEE, via the exons ATGGTAACCACGAGGCCAACTGTCCATTGCGGAAGTCATCCAGTAGAAGGGAGTGATGAGCAACGTGTATATAAGCAGCCGAGGAGAATGACCACGCATCAGTCTACAATCACttccatcataaacatcatcatgtTCGCTAAG GTCTCGCTAACGCTGCTCTGTGTCGCCGTGGCATCGGCTATGGCGTccgtcctcccccatccacctcctccctacgGAGCCCCGCCACACCCCACCTACATCCAG AAGGGTCGTCCTTACAAGTTCGAGTACGGCGTGGTCGACGACTACGTTGGGGCGAACTACGGGCACGACGAATCCTCCGACGGGGAGCTGGTGCAGGGCTCCTACTACGTGGTCCTCCCTGACGGCCGCTTCCAAACA gTCAAGTACCAGGCCGACGACGCCGTGGGATACGTGGCCGACGTGGAGTACAAGGGGGACGCCCAGCACCCTCCCCACTACGCCCCCTCCGTGACCTTCCGCCCCGCtgtcccgcccccttcccccgccccgcaccctacccccgccccgaccccaaccaccacccctcccccccctccgccgccccctaccaccctcccttacGAAGCAGAGGAATAA
- the LOC113830269 gene encoding cuticle protein 19, with translation MISQATVILVVLAAAHANPDNYGPVYSSGPIPYGFNYAVNDAYKGTNFGQSEKSDGNSLWGSYTVALPDGRKQTVDYTADHGRGFVAKVSFSGKAQHPKVSGPAVVFPQNGGGYH, from the exons ATGATATCCCAA GCTACTGTAATTCTGGTCGTGTTGGCGGCTGCGCATGCCAACCCAGACAACTATGGTCCAGTGTATTCCTCT GGCCCAATTCCGTACGGCTTCAACTACGCTGTGAATGACGCTTACAAGGGAACCAACTTCGGCCAGAGTGAGAAGTCCGACGGAAACAGCCTGTGGGGATCCTACACCGTCGCCCTCCCAGATGGGCGCAAACAAACA GTGGACTACACAGCTGACCACGGCAGGGGATTCGTGGCCAAGGTCAGCTTCTCCGGCAAGGCTCAGCACCCCAAAGTTTCTGGTCCTGCCGTCGTCTTCCCTCAGAACGGAGGCGGATACCACTAA
- the LOC113830268 gene encoding cuticle protein 8-like translates to MIYQATVILVVLAVAQSFPSNYGPVYASVPIPYGFNYAVNDAYKGTNFGQSEKSDGNSVWGSYTVALPDGRKQIVIYLPIFYLYHIYYSY, encoded by the exons ATGATCTACCAA GCTACTGTAATCCTGGTGGTGTTGGCCGTCGCCCAGTCCTTTCCTAGCAATTATGGACCAGTTTATGCCTCT GTCCCTATACCATATGGTTTCAACTACGCCGTGAACGACGCTTACAAAGGAACCAACTTCGGCCAGAGTGAGAAGTCCGACGGAAACAGCGTCTGGGGATCCTACACCGTCGCCCTCCCAGATGGGCGCAAGCAAATTGTAAtttatcttccaatattttatttgtatcatatctattattcataCTAA